The DNA sequence CGGCGGTGTCTCCTCCCTCCCCGGAGGTGAGGGCTCGGGCGGGGCCGCCGGCCGCTATGAATGCGCCTGCGGAAATGCAGCCTGGTGCTGCGATATTGTCCATTTACCTGAAATTACGTGCGCACTAGGGTCCCGTCTAAAGTCGAGGGATCCGTTCCCTTTATTATTATTCAAGGGAGTCCAGCATGCGCGATGTGCATCATTTTATTGGCGGCCAGGGCGTGAGCGGTACGTCCGGCCGGTTCGGCGACATCTACAATCCGAACACCGGTGAGGTTCAGGCCCGCGTGGCGCTGGCAACCGAGGCGGAGCTGGATGCGGCGGTGGCGAACGCCGCGGCGGCTTTCCCGGCATGGTCGATGACGAACCCGCAGCGCCGGGCGCGCGTGATGTTCGAGTTCAAGCGTCTGCTGGAAGCGAACATCGACGAGCTGGCCGAGTTGCTCTCCTCCGAGCATGGCAAAGTGGTCGCCGACTCCAAGGGCGACGTGCAGCGCGGCATCGACGTGGTGGAGTTCGCCTGCGGCATCCCGCACCTGCAGAAGGGTGAATATACCGAGGGCGCAGGCCCCGGCATCGACGTCTATTCCATGCGCCAGCCGCTGGGCGTTGTGGCCGGCATCACGCCGTTCAACTTCCCCGCCATGATCCCGTGCTGGATGTCTGCCGTGGCGATTGCCTGCGGGAACACGTTCATCCTGAAGCCGTCGGAGAAAGACCCGTCGGTGCCGATGCGCCTGGCCGAACTGTTCCTTGAGGCCGGGGCTCCAGCTGGCGTGCTGAACGTGGTGAACGGCGACAAGGTGGCCGTCGATGCCATCCTGAAACATCCGGACATCAAGGCCGTCAGCTTCGTCGGATCGTCCGACATCGCACAATATGTCTATGCTACCGGCACGGCGCACGGCAAACGTGTGCAGGCCATGGGCGGGGCGAAGAACCACGGCATCATCATGCCGGACGCGAATCTGGAACAGGCGGTGAAGGACATCGTCGGCGCGGCTTATGGCTCGGCAGGCGAACGCTGCATGGCGCTTCCCGTCGCGGTGACTGTCGGCAAGAAGACGGGCGACGAGTTCGTCGAGCGCATGCTGGACGCCGCCAAGGCGCTGAAGGTCGGTGTCTCGACCGACCCGGACGCGCATTATGGCCCGGTCGTCTCCGCCGCGCACAAGGCGAAGATCGAATCCTACATCCAGATGGGTGTGGACGAGGGCGCAGACCTCAAGCTCGACGGCCGGGGCCTGACCCTGCAGGGCAGCGAGGGCGGCTATTTCATCGGGCCGAGCCTGTTCGACAATGTGAAACCGGGCATGCAGTCCTACAAGGAAGAGATCTTCGGCCCGGTGCTGCAGGTTGTGCGCGCGGAGTCTCTGGAAGAGGCCGCGGCGCTGCCCTCCAATCACCAGTATGGCAATGGCTGCGCGATCTTCACTTCGAATGGCCGCGCGGCGCGTGAGTTTGCGGCGCAGGTGAATGTCGGCATGGTCGGCGTGAACGTGCCGATCCCGGTGCCGGTCTCTTATCACACGTTCGGG is a window from the uncultured Hyphomonas sp. genome containing:
- a CDS encoding CoA-acylating methylmalonate-semialdehyde dehydrogenase, giving the protein MRDVHHFIGGQGVSGTSGRFGDIYNPNTGEVQARVALATEAELDAAVANAAAAFPAWSMTNPQRRARVMFEFKRLLEANIDELAELLSSEHGKVVADSKGDVQRGIDVVEFACGIPHLQKGEYTEGAGPGIDVYSMRQPLGVVAGITPFNFPAMIPCWMSAVAIACGNTFILKPSEKDPSVPMRLAELFLEAGAPAGVLNVVNGDKVAVDAILKHPDIKAVSFVGSSDIAQYVYATGTAHGKRVQAMGGAKNHGIIMPDANLEQAVKDIVGAAYGSAGERCMALPVAVTVGKKTGDEFVERMLDAAKALKVGVSTDPDAHYGPVVSAAHKAKIESYIQMGVDEGADLKLDGRGLTLQGSEGGYFIGPSLFDNVKPGMQSYKEEIFGPVLQVVRAESLEEAAALPSNHQYGNGCAIFTSNGRAAREFAAQVNVGMVGVNVPIPVPVSYHTFGGWKRSAFGDTNQHGPEGVRFWTKIKTVTQRWPEGDIGDQAFIIPTMG